In the genome of Aequorivita sp. H23M31, the window TGACTCCAGAAATTTTTTGTTTTATTCCCATCCTGAAGGAATTCCATTAATAAATAAGAAGTACCTTCAATAGCACCATTTGAGATTATCTCGGGAATTCTGAAACTATCCGAATCCCGAAGAAGATTTAGGCCTTTTGCCTCTGCCTCAAACATTCTGGGAAATCTGGATGCATCATTTAACTTGATGACAAAATTTCCTTCTTCACACTTTAAAAGAAAGACAGTATTAATATCACCTCCAGACAGGGTTTTTGTCTGTAAAAGGTTGAGATTGTTTTCGGCTGTTATTTTAAAATGAAGTTTTTCCAAGAAGTTTTTTAATCACTATATAATCAGTCTCGGCGTTATTACAATTTATAGGTATAAATTATTTCCGAACCCAAGTTTCATAAGTAAATGCATACTTATGTTTTTCATCTTTTTCGTGCTTTTTCTCCGAAATGAGTTTCCAGTTATCAGTGGAAAATTCAGGGAAAAAAGTATCGGCGTCCTTAAATGTGGCCTGCACTCGTGTGAGTTCGATTTTATCTGCCACATCCAATGCTTGCTTGAAAATTTCTCCGCCTCCAATGATAAAAACATCTTTTGTTGATGTAGCTTTCTCTAAGGCTTCTGGAAGGCTATAAACAACTTCTGCCCCTACATTTCCATAATTTTTATCGTGGGTAATCACAATATGGACTCTATCAGGCAAAGTCTTGGGTAAGGATTCAAATGTTTTCCTTCCCATAATTATAAAATGATGACTAGTGAGTTTTTTAAAGCGTTTAAAATCATCAGGTAAATGCCAAGGCAGATCGTTGTCTTTTCCTAGTTCGTTATTTTCGCCAGCGGCTGCAATTATTGTTATCATTGTACGTCAGGTGGTAATGGATTATTTAAAGAATTTCTATGGGTTGAAGGTGGAGTAGTGGGAAGTTGTAGCTCATTATCCACTTTCTTTTGTAATTCAGCTATTTTTTCTGCCTGTTTCAATTTCAACTTTTCCAGTTGTCGGTTTTCCCATTCTTTTCCCATAAAAGAATTCATTAGGAATACGTTCAGGGCGTGCACAAGAAATATAAATGCCCATATTAAAATTGCCCATATATACCAGTCATCGAAAAAGAAATCATTTCCATATCCTAAAACAGGATTGATGATAATAATGAAAATGGCGCCAACCAGAAAAACAATAAAATGGCGCATTAGGTTTTTCTTTTCGCTTATGCGTCTACGTGCGTAGTCATATTGTTCCCTTTGCTCCGAATCTATTGTTCCGGGATTTTTAGCTTTAAAGGCCATAGTTGCTTACTTTTATTATTAAATATTGGCTCGTTCTATCCATTATATAACGAGTAAAGATACCTAAATTTAATCTGGTTTCATTGTTGTCCGATAAAAATCTAAAGTAGCAAAAATAGCATTGTCGTTGCCATATTTTACTGGATTGTGTTCCGATTTTCAAAACAGAACCCCCTAAGGATCGAAAAAGCTCAATTGGCCAATGTTTTTTGTGGTGATTTCTTCCCATTTGG includes:
- a CDS encoding dihydrofolate reductase, producing the protein MITIIAAAGENNELGKDNDLPWHLPDDFKRFKKLTSHHFIIMGRKTFESLPKTLPDRVHIVITHDKNYGNVGAEVVYSLPEALEKATSTKDVFIIGGGEIFKQALDVADKIELTRVQATFKDADTFFPEFSTDNWKLISEKKHEKDEKHKYAFTYETWVRK
- a CDS encoding 2TM domain-containing protein → MAFKAKNPGTIDSEQREQYDYARRRISEKKNLMRHFIVFLVGAIFIIIINPVLGYGNDFFFDDWYIWAILIWAFIFLVHALNVFLMNSFMGKEWENRQLEKLKLKQAEKIAELQKKVDNELQLPTTPPSTHRNSLNNPLPPDVQ